From the genome of Vibrio navarrensis, one region includes:
- the tnpC gene encoding IS66 family transposase, translating to MKKTLNINPESQDVAELQAMVKVLMSEKNEWQQERQSLLEQLKLAFDRQFAKRSEALRPYDESQGDLFNEAECEAAKEEEVDVVTTTTTKKKRGKRQPLPKSLPREVIELDLDDDEKQCTCCQHHLHKIGEDRSEKLEFTPAVLKVLEYVRPKYACRQCEQTQDNSRIVQKPAPQSIIPKSFATESLLANIILGKYQYAMPLYRQESLFTQSGIELSRTTMARWIIQVSEKFAPLYAALKAHLLEQMVIQADETPLNVLKEDKQCYMWLYCSGADSPDAALPNVKNIVLYDYQNSRARSCPVAFLGDYDGYLQTDGYGVYDGLHRVTNVGCFAHARRKFMDAKKLQGKGKSGKADKALAKIQKLYGIESRLKGASAEKRKAERQEHAKPILDELYEWMTTQKVLESSPLGKAIKYTLGQWPKLIRYIDDGHLSIDNNRAERAIKPLVIGRKNWLFSTNPNGAEASAMLYSIVETAKASGLILYDYMVKCMQELAKAEPDIDALLPWNFKH from the coding sequence ATGAAAAAGACGCTAAATATCAACCCAGAAAGCCAAGATGTTGCCGAGCTACAAGCGATGGTGAAAGTGCTGATGTCGGAGAAAAATGAGTGGCAACAAGAGCGTCAATCCCTACTTGAACAGCTTAAACTTGCCTTCGACCGCCAGTTCGCTAAACGCTCGGAGGCATTAAGGCCTTACGATGAATCCCAAGGTGACCTCTTCAACGAAGCGGAATGTGAAGCCGCTAAGGAAGAAGAGGTTGACGTTGTCACAACGACCACCACAAAGAAGAAACGCGGTAAACGTCAGCCCCTGCCAAAGAGCTTGCCTCGTGAGGTTATCGAACTTGATTTAGACGACGATGAAAAGCAGTGCACTTGCTGCCAACATCACCTGCATAAAATCGGTGAAGACCGTAGCGAGAAACTTGAGTTCACGCCAGCGGTACTCAAAGTGTTGGAATATGTTCGTCCTAAATATGCTTGCCGCCAATGCGAGCAAACTCAGGACAACAGCCGCATCGTTCAAAAGCCAGCGCCGCAAAGTATTATCCCTAAAAGCTTCGCTACAGAAAGCTTGTTGGCCAATATCATCCTCGGCAAATACCAATACGCGATGCCACTTTATCGACAAGAGTCGTTGTTTACCCAGTCGGGTATCGAACTCTCGCGCACCACCATGGCAAGGTGGATTATCCAAGTCAGTGAGAAGTTCGCTCCACTTTATGCGGCCTTGAAAGCGCACCTACTTGAGCAAATGGTGATTCAGGCGGATGAAACGCCGCTCAATGTCCTCAAAGAAGATAAACAGTGTTACATGTGGCTCTACTGCTCGGGCGCGGACTCGCCAGATGCCGCACTGCCCAATGTAAAAAATATCGTCTTGTATGACTATCAAAACAGTCGCGCGAGGTCGTGCCCTGTTGCCTTCTTGGGCGACTATGATGGGTATCTGCAAACCGATGGCTATGGTGTTTATGATGGGCTTCATCGAGTCACCAATGTCGGTTGCTTTGCGCATGCTCGGCGCAAGTTCATGGACGCGAAAAAGCTTCAAGGCAAAGGTAAGTCAGGCAAAGCGGATAAAGCGCTGGCCAAAATCCAGAAACTCTATGGGATAGAATCCCGCTTAAAAGGTGCCAGTGCCGAAAAACGGAAAGCAGAGCGCCAAGAGCATGCTAAGCCGATACTGGATGAGCTTTATGAATGGATGACAACTCAGAAAGTGCTTGAGTCTAGCCCGCTGGGTAAAGCGATAAAATACACGCTCGGTCAGTGGCCGAAGCTCATTCGCTATATCGATGACGGTCACTTATCGATAGACAATAACCGTGCTGAACGCGCAATAAAACCGCTGGTTATTGGGAGAAAGAACTGGCTCTTCTCGACCAATCCCAATGGAGCGGAAGCGAGCGCGATGCTTTACAGTATCGTCGAGACAGCGAAAG